A genomic window from Hyla sarda isolate aHylSar1 chromosome 10, aHylSar1.hap1, whole genome shotgun sequence includes:
- the RNF186 gene encoding E3 ubiquitin-protein ligase RNF186 — translation MENPPELHPSESLKGRTAPEIPVEEQRPSLHVPDPSSPPSPTSGPDSFLTDMDCPVCFCRYDIYRVPKELSCKHNFCAVCLKLLVRNEVGTWRVVCPVCRVPTTVFGGLVCTLQNQESLMSRLENPKPRAKVPEPSGTPEVAVRLDGHGLAWDRGDVERRGNLTIAARRLVILLLILLILLIIILQFVYTGIMKWVLGSILGVVVIITVLLCFNPNCRMSLPRADGQQKDNDAEAGV, via the coding sequence ATGGAGAACCCTCCGGAACTTCATCCTAGTGAGAGCCTAAAAGGACGGACCGCACCAGAAATACCTGTGGAGGAGCAGCGGCCATCGCTCCATGTTCCCGATCCATCATCACCTCCATCCCCCACCAGCGGGCCCGACTCCTTCCTCACAGACATGGACTGCCCCGTCTGTTTCTGCAGATACGACATCTATCGGGTTCCCAAGGAGCTTTCCTGTAAACACAACTTCTGTGCCGTCTGCCTTAAACTGCTGGTCCGTAATGAGGTGGGCACCTGGCGGGTGGTGTGCCCGGTCTGTAGGGTGCCCACCACAGTCTTCGGAGGACTCGTATGCACTTTGCAAAACCAGGAGTCACTTATGAGCAGGCTGGAGAACCCCAAGCCCCGGGCTAAGGTGCCGGAGCCTTCTGGGACCCCGGAGGTGGCTGTAAGACTGGACGGCCATGGCCTGGCATGGGACCGGGGGGATGTGGAGCGTCGCGGGAACCTGACCATCGCAGCCAGGAGGCTGGTGATACTTCTGCTGATCCTGCTCATTCTTCTCATCATCATCCTGCAGTTTGTCTACACGGGGATCATGAAGTGGGTTCTGGGGTCCATCTTGGGGGTGGTCGTCATCATCACCGTCCTGCTCTGCTTCAACCCCAACTGCAGGATGAGTTTACCCCGGGCGGACGGTCAACAAAAGGACAATGACGCGGAGGCGGGGGTGTGA